The genomic window CGCCGACCTACTTACGGAACGGGATCGGTCTGTCTTTGAAAGCTTCTTGGCGCAGCTGTCGCAAGACCCGCTGGGGACAAAGGCGGCAAGCGAAGTAAAGCTTCCGGGCATACGGCAGCGCCTCCGGTGCCGGCCAGTCATCGATAACGGAAAAATTGCGGCCTTCCTCGTCACAGCGGATTCTGACAGTCCCATGCAAAAGAAGAAGTGAAATTCCCCCTTTCTTTCTCAGCCGCTCCCTGCACAGCTTTTTCCCGTTTCCCTCACAGCAATACCCCGCCTCAGAAGGTCATCAGACGCGCAGTGTGTCGATAGAGCTTACAGGATCTCTTAAGCAGAAGATCCTTCATTTCCAGGCGCATCCACGTATCACACCTTTTTCGCGTCAGTAATCTTTACAGTATCAAACACAACGCAGGTTTTCCCTGACTCCTCTTTTCACCATATTCCCAGCAAGAATAATATTTAAAAGACTTTACAATTCTACACGTTACACAGAAACGGTCCCGGCACGGTCCCAAACCTGCCGGTGATTGGTACGCTGCTTGCTAAAGCAACCTTGCGAAAGGACAAACGTCTAGCCGCTAACAAAGACGATTAGGTGTGTGGATAATCCCTCGTTCCTTTCATCTGGACGCTCACCAGCCTGAGCTATCGAACGAACCTCTACCACACCTGCCCAGCGATTTACTGATCTTCCCAGGACCGAGAGTGGCCGGCCAGGATCAGATCCCTTTCCTGAGCCCGATCCGACATCACACCTTGGTTAGGGAGGCCACGTTATGATCCGCGTCAAACATACCGTCATGATCGTTGATGATAATCGCCTGATCCGGGAGACGTATCGTGATCTGTTCCAAGCAGAGGATTTTGTCGTGGTCGAGGCCACCAATGGAGCCGAGGCGCTTCTCTGGCTCCAGCGGGGGAAGGCACACCTTATACTCCTTGACCTAGAGATGCCTGTCATGGATGGCCGGAGTTTCCTCGAGTACCGGCTTGTGCATGAAAAAATCCGCGAGATCCCAGTCCTCGTCGTAAGCAGTCTGGCTGACGACGCCAGGCTTCGCCAATCTCTCTTGAACCTCGGGGCGGACCGCCTGCTGCAAAAGCCTGTGCACCTGCCGGACCTCGTCGGCGCCGTGCGAGAGACCCTAAAAACACCCGGCATCTCGGAGGTCTGGCCCACCATGGCAGACCCAAAACCCAGCGGGCGGCAGGACGCCAGGGTGGCCTTCACCGTCCCCATTCGTGTCCGCACAGGCGCCTTCGCAGAGACTCGCGGACGACTCCGTGACCTCAGCGCCAGCGGCCTCGGCGCGTATCTTCCTCACCGGCTTCCCCAAGGGGACACGATCACCGTGAGCCTCACCATCGAGGGGCGCTCACTGGCCTTGGCAGGTTTCGTTCACCGGGCTGCCCCAAGCCTCACGACCATGGGGTATCACCACGGAATTCGCTTTGTCGAGAAGCAGGAGAATTCCTTCCCCCTGTACACCTATTCCTTCTTTCGCGAACACGCTGAAGTTTCTCACTAGTCCCATTCCAACTTGTTTTCCATAATGCAAAGCAGGAATAAAGCGAACCGTCTCGATCGGTGAACAACAGGTAGGCGTTGCCCATCTACTCTACGTTTGTTCGAGGAAGATGGTTGGAACGGGACTAGTCCCATTCCAACTTGATAAAATAAACACAATTTGAACGCCCTGCCATGTTGCAAGGGTCGCGAGCGAGTGTAGGGGGAGAGATCCGCGACAAGATGCAATGCTTTCATAATCAGCAGGCAAATGATGCTCGCCGTGCGCCCAGTCCTTCGCACCCATCATAGTAGTCCGAATATCCACAACTCCTGCCAAACAAAGGATTACCGTAAATCGCATCTGACGCTCTGCCCACCGGTGGCACGAGTCGTGCTGAGGTCGTGGTGGGATTGAGAGCAGCTTCAGAGGGGAGCAAAGACGAGAAGTAGGAAGGCGAGGTCATCATGCGAACCCAACATACCCTCATGATCGTTGACGATAATCACTCTGTCCGGGAGATGTATCGTGATGTGTTCGAGGCAGAGGATTTTTTCGTGGTCGAGGCTACCAATGGAGCCGAGGCGCTCCTGTGGCTTGATAGGGGGAAACTAGACCTTATCATCCTTGACCTGGAGATGCCTGTGATGGATGGTCGGAGTTTCCTCGAGTACCGGCTTGCTCATGCAACTATTCGGGAGATCCCAGTCCTTGTGGTCAGCAGCGGACTTGACGACGCCGGGCTTCGCCAATCTCTCCTGAACCTCGGGGCGAACCGCCTGCTGCAAAAGCCTGTCCACCTGGAGGACCTCGTCAGCGCCGTGCGGGAGATCCTTACGACACCCCGCATCCCAAAGTCCTGGTCCCCCATGGCGGCTCCGGACGCCAGTGACCGGCAAGACGCCAGGTTGACCTTCACCGTCTCCATTCGCGTCCACACGGGCTCTTTCGTAGAGACTTCTGGGAAGCTCCGTGATCTGAGCGCTAGCGGCCTTGGTGCGCTTCTTCCTCAGCGGCTTGCCCATGGGAAAACGATCACGGTGAGCCTCGATATCGAAGGGCGCTCCCTGGCCTTGATGGGGTCCGTGCAGTGGACCGCCGAAGATCGCAACGGCACGGGGTACCGACACGGCATCCGTTTCACCAAGAAGCAGGACGACAGATTCCCCTTGTACACTTATTCATTCTTTTGCGTACACGCAGAAGCTAACTAGTGCCGCACCAACTATTTTTCACTAGCATTCCGCGCTGGTGCGGCACTTTCGCTAGTCCCGAAAGCGTTTTCCGAAGAGACTCTCGTCCCATCGGGACGGAGCGGGATTCGGCGCTCGGCGCTGGCCTCGCTGAGCACCCCCCAGGCGGGGGGGGGGGGGGCCCCCCCCACCCCCCAAGGCCCCCGCGGCCGGGAAGGGGGAAGATAGCGCTCCGGGATGCCGACCGGGGACCGGTCCCCGACTCCGACCAGGGGCAGCCGAAGCAGGGGTTCAGTC from Candidatus Methylomirabilota bacterium includes these protein-coding regions:
- a CDS encoding response regulator, with product MIRVKHTVMIVDDNRLIRETYRDLFQAEDFVVVEATNGAEALLWLQRGKAHLILLDLEMPVMDGRSFLEYRLVHEKIREIPVLVVSSLADDARLRQSLLNLGADRLLQKPVHLPDLVGAVRETLKTPGISEVWPTMADPKPSGRQDARVAFTVPIRVRTGAFAETRGRLRDLSASGLGAYLPHRLPQGDTITVSLTIEGRSLALAGFVHRAAPSLTTMGYHHGIRFVEKQENSFPLYTYSFFREHAEVSH
- a CDS encoding response regulator, with the protein product MRTQHTLMIVDDNHSVREMYRDVFEAEDFFVVEATNGAEALLWLDRGKLDLIILDLEMPVMDGRSFLEYRLAHATIREIPVLVVSSGLDDAGLRQSLLNLGANRLLQKPVHLEDLVSAVREILTTPRIPKSWSPMAAPDASDRQDARLTFTVSIRVHTGSFVETSGKLRDLSASGLGALLPQRLAHGKTITVSLDIEGRSLALMGSVQWTAEDRNGTGYRHGIRFTKKQDDRFPLYTYSFFCVHAEAN